A stretch of Methanosphaerula palustris E1-9c DNA encodes these proteins:
- a CDS encoding methyl-accepting chemotaxis protein, translating to MTRKEVVTENNSGRMDGQKVSADQRSVASHMNMESKNSLDLNQAASQWSTVFSLSPQPILITDGEFSILKGNEAFVDLSGISQEKLVGKKIQDFMISSQEGEGAREALTQRRRTTGTVTITFPAGVQTLEQYCIPVCEEGKQISTVVFIFKNITRRVRAEEETEKIKQKLLHDYGERVKEQKLFYATAALIQDDSLTPEEVLSEVVNLIPPGWQYPEVTAARITVGDIDVRTPHFQKTAWKQEASFAIKDGNRGTLEVVYLEDKPFEAEGPFLAEERNLINSLSDMLKTYLDRKSGEEHLAERIKEQEALLHDYGERVKEQTLFYSTATLIQDDLHTTAEVLSEIVELIPPGWQYPEVTAARITVGDVDVRTRNYRKTSWSQTAQFSVKGGKEGVIEVVYLEEKPAEVEGPFLAEERNLINSLSDMLKTYLDRKSGEEHLAERIKEQEALLHDYGERVKEQTLFYSTATLIQDDLHTTAEVLSEIVELIPPGWQYPEVTAARITVGDVDVRTRNYRKTSWSQTAQFSVKGGKEGVIEVVYLEEKPAEVEGPFLAEERNLINSLSDMLKTYLDRKSGDEHLAERIKEQEALLHNYGERVKEQTLFYSTATLIQDDLHTTAEVLSEIVELIPPGWQYPEVTAARITVGDVDVRTRNYRKTSWSQTAQFSVKGGKEGVIEVVYLEEKPAEAEGPFLAEERNLINSLSDMLKTYLDRKSGEEELVRHMTEIRELQHQTDTIVQENPMPIILLDQKFHIMVTNDAYVKLTGIEKERLLTMSATDLDVIEHSGEGLRELLQKKQRTYGELIVNFPAGRKTLEQHGIPVFTTAGELSRLLIVYNDVTEERQKMHQISQLKHRSETIVQENPMPILLTDAEFNIVVTNHAYVELTSIDRDRLQRMNARDFKILEQKGEGLRRVVREHLPATGEVTVEFPIGARTLEQYGIPILADDGSLVNILIVYNDVTTQRAQEQEIQVMMKESQQKADQLSRSCVDLDECMSLIAAKNLTHVVSIEDGDPLTGVKRDYNDAIAAIRDVIASIRGSMVQLNLTIEDSSRSTEEVARAVEQVAIATQKSSEAAKVQLDRIEGVSREIGDLSASIEEIASTSQTVRDLAARVAQEGNQAAGLGKDATQKMKVVEEISEQSVHEINQLNEQMHQITKIVNLITEIANQTNLLALNAAIEAARAGEHGRGFAVVAGEVKNLASESRKASQQIEDLIVSIQKNSDKTASSMQTSYNEIKVGIESVGKTIDSLNRITVEADKLVEGISEISRATGDQAEATNRVMEGIEESAGNVKENLGMMEDLAALAEETSASSEEISSAAGELTTMSDHVKGLIVQFQLE from the coding sequence ATGACTCGTAAAGAGGTCGTGACAGAGAACAACTCTGGTCGCATGGATGGACAGAAGGTCAGCGCTGACCAGCGGTCGGTGGCATCACATATGAATATGGAGAGTAAGAACTCCTTAGATCTCAATCAAGCCGCCTCCCAGTGGTCGACCGTTTTTTCACTCAGTCCCCAACCGATTCTGATCACCGATGGTGAGTTTTCGATTCTGAAGGGAAATGAAGCGTTTGTTGATCTGAGTGGAATATCTCAGGAAAAACTTGTCGGCAAGAAGATCCAGGACTTCATGATCTCTTCACAGGAGGGGGAAGGTGCTCGTGAAGCCCTCACCCAGCGAAGAAGAACGACCGGGACCGTCACGATCACTTTCCCTGCAGGGGTGCAGACCCTGGAACAGTACTGTATTCCTGTATGTGAAGAGGGTAAACAGATCAGTACAGTGGTCTTCATCTTCAAAAATATCACCCGCAGAGTCCGGGCGGAGGAAGAGACCGAGAAGATCAAGCAGAAACTGCTCCATGACTATGGTGAACGGGTCAAGGAGCAGAAGTTATTCTATGCCACGGCTGCGCTGATCCAGGATGATTCACTGACTCCTGAGGAGGTGCTCTCAGAGGTGGTGAACCTGATTCCACCCGGCTGGCAGTATCCTGAAGTGACGGCGGCCAGGATCACGGTGGGTGATATCGATGTCAGGACCCCCCACTTTCAAAAGACTGCCTGGAAGCAGGAGGCCTCCTTTGCTATCAAAGATGGAAACCGTGGAACTCTTGAGGTGGTCTATCTTGAGGATAAACCGTTCGAAGCCGAGGGACCGTTCCTCGCAGAGGAGCGGAATCTGATCAACTCGCTCTCGGACATGCTCAAGACCTACCTCGACCGGAAGAGCGGTGAAGAGCACCTGGCAGAGCGGATCAAAGAGCAGGAAGCACTGCTCCATGATTACGGCGAGCGGGTCAAGGAACAGACCCTCTTCTACTCGACAGCCACGCTGATCCAGGATGATCTCCACACCACGGCAGAGGTTCTCTCCGAGATTGTTGAGTTGATCCCGCCCGGCTGGCAGTATCCCGAGGTGACAGCAGCGAGGATCACGGTGGGTGACGTCGATGTCAGGACCAGGAACTATCGGAAGACCTCCTGGTCACAGACTGCTCAGTTCAGTGTGAAGGGTGGAAAAGAGGGTGTCATCGAGGTTGTATACCTCGAAGAGAAGCCGGCCGAGGTCGAAGGACCGTTCCTCGCAGAGGAGCGGAATCTGATCAACTCGCTCTCGGACATGCTCAAGACCTACCTCGACCGGAAGAGCGGTGAAGAGCACCTGGCAGAGCGGATCAAAGAGCAGGAAGCACTGCTCCATGATTACGGCGAGCGGGTCAAGGAACAGACCCTCTTCTACTCGACAGCCACGCTGATCCAGGATGATCTCCACACCACGGCAGAGGTTCTCTCCGAGATTGTTGAGTTGATCCCGCCCGGCTGGCAGTATCCCGAGGTGACAGCAGCGAGGATCACGGTGGGTGACGTCGATGTCAGGACCAGGAACTATCGGAAGACCTCCTGGTCACAGACTGCTCAGTTCAGTGTGAAGGGTGGAAAAGAGGGTGTCATCGAGGTTGTATACCTCGAAGAGAAGCCGGCCGAGGTCGAAGGACCGTTCCTCGCAGAGGAGCGGAACCTGATCAACTCGCTCTCGGACATGCTCAAGACCTATCTCGACCGGAAGAGCGGTGATGAGCACCTGGCAGAGCGGATCAAAGAGCAGGAAGCACTGCTCCATAATTATGGCGAGCGGGTCAAGGAACAGACCCTCTTCTACTCGACAGCCACGCTGATCCAGGATGATCTCCACACCACGGCAGAGGTTCTCTCCGAGATTGTTGAGTTGATCCCGCCCGGCTGGCAGTACCCCGAGGTGACAGCAGCGAGGATCACGGTGGGTGACGTCGATGTCAGGACCAGGAACTATCGGAAGACTTCCTGGTCACAGACTGCTCAGTTCAGTGTGAAGGGTGGAAAAGAGGGTGTCATCGAGGTCGTATACCTCGAAGAGAAGCCGGCCGAGGCTGAGGGACCGTTCCTCGCAGAGGAGCGGAACCTGATCAACTCGCTCTCGGACATGCTCAAGACCTACCTCGACCGGAAGAGCGGTGAAGAGGAACTTGTACGGCATATGACAGAGATCCGGGAGCTCCAGCACCAGACCGATACGATAGTGCAGGAGAATCCGATGCCGATCATTCTTCTGGATCAGAAGTTCCATATCATGGTCACCAACGATGCCTATGTGAAACTGACCGGCATTGAGAAGGAGCGGTTGCTCACCATGTCTGCCACTGATCTCGACGTCATTGAGCATAGCGGCGAAGGGTTGCGTGAGTTGCTCCAAAAGAAACAGCGGACCTACGGCGAGCTGATCGTCAACTTCCCTGCAGGGAGAAAGACCCTTGAACAGCATGGCATTCCGGTCTTCACCACAGCCGGTGAACTTTCGAGGCTCCTGATCGTGTACAATGATGTGACCGAGGAACGGCAGAAGATGCATCAGATCAGCCAGTTGAAGCATCGGTCTGAGACGATAGTGCAGGAGAACCCGATGCCGATCCTGCTGACTGATGCCGAATTCAATATCGTGGTCACCAACCACGCCTATGTGGAACTGACCAGTATCGATCGGGATCGTCTGCAGCGGATGAATGCACGTGATTTCAAGATCCTTGAGCAGAAGGGGGAGGGGCTCCGTCGGGTGGTCAGGGAACATCTGCCGGCTACCGGTGAGGTGACCGTTGAGTTTCCAATAGGCGCTCGTACTCTTGAACAGTACGGAATCCCCATCCTTGCCGATGATGGTTCCCTGGTCAACATCCTGATCGTGTACAATGATGTGACCACGCAGCGTGCGCAGGAGCAGGAGATCCAGGTGATGATGAAGGAGTCGCAGCAGAAGGCTGATCAACTCTCGAGGAGTTGTGTCGATCTCGACGAGTGCATGTCCCTGATCGCGGCGAAAAATCTGACACATGTCGTGTCCATCGAGGACGGTGACCCGTTGACCGGGGTCAAGCGAGATTATAATGACGCCATAGCGGCTATCCGGGATGTTATTGCTAGTATCAGAGGATCGATGGTCCAGTTGAACCTCACCATCGAGGATTCCAGCAGGTCCACTGAAGAGGTGGCCAGGGCTGTCGAACAAGTCGCGATCGCAACCCAGAAAAGTTCTGAGGCTGCAAAGGTGCAGCTCGATCGAATCGAAGGGGTAAGCAGAGAGATTGGGGATCTCTCGGCGTCGATCGAGGAGATCGCCAGTACCTCCCAGACGGTCCGGGACCTGGCAGCCAGAGTTGCCCAGGAAGGGAACCAGGCGGCCGGGCTTGGAAAGGATGCCACGCAGAAGATGAAGGTGGTGGAGGAGATCTCTGAGCAGAGTGTGCATGAGATCAATCAGCTCAATGAACAGATGCACCAGATCACCAAGATCGTGAACCTGATCACTGAGATTGCCAACCAAACCAACCTGCTGGCCCTGAATGCAGCCATTGAAGCGGCCCGTGCTGGTGAACACGGTCGCGGATTTGCGGTCGTTGCCGGCGAGGTCAAGAACCTTGCCAGTGAATCGAGGAAGGCGAGTCAGCAGATCGAGGATCTGATCGTGTCGATCCAGAAGAACTCTGACAAGACTGCCTCCTCAATGCAGACCTCATACAATGAGATCAAGGTGGGCATCGAGAGTGTCGGAAAGACGATCGATTCCTTGAACCGGATCACCGTCGAAGCTGACAAACTGGTTGAGGGGATCAGTGAGATCTCACGGGCGACAGGAGACCAGGCAGAGGCGACCAACCGGGTGATGGAAGGGATCGAGGAATCTGCCGGCAATGTCAAGGAAAACCTGGGAATGATGGAGGATCTGGCTGCCCTCGCTGAAGAGACGAGTGCATCCTCTGAGGAGATCTCAAGTGCTGCAGGGGAGCTCACCACGATGTCTGACCATGTGAAGGGGCTGATCGTTCAGTTCCAGCTGGAGTGA
- a CDS encoding ParA family protein produces MPVIAFTHHKGGTGKTTSCLNIAGALVDAGKKVLIVDCDPQANATMGLGIFPDSQKQNMYDVFMGIFEGFPEVPLHEIIIPTESGIDLAPSNLDLVGVEPPLYTLDERATVLKELLAPVVGGYDYILIDTPPSMGQFVINGLVASDHIIITLDAGIFALRGIDALEAIFSDIESMVGKKVSPEMAILTRWRSETSEPEVLEQNVGFFTALARRLFKAQEPVLTADQTRVKREKEQERERMLRMEMVVRKKFKLVYTVPFQPEVYEAQQRGLPLSQFAPDTDATRAYKKIADEVMRWR; encoded by the coding sequence ATGCCGGTCATCGCGTTCACTCACCATAAAGGTGGCACTGGTAAGACGACGTCGTGTCTGAATATAGCTGGTGCGCTGGTCGACGCCGGAAAGAAGGTGCTAATCGTTGACTGTGATCCCCAGGCAAATGCAACGATGGGGTTGGGCATCTTCCCTGATTCACAGAAGCAGAATATGTATGATGTTTTTATGGGCATATTCGAGGGGTTCCCTGAAGTGCCGCTGCATGAGATCATCATTCCGACTGAATCCGGGATCGACCTCGCCCCTTCAAACCTTGATCTCGTCGGGGTCGAACCGCCCCTGTACACGCTCGATGAACGTGCGACTGTCCTCAAGGAGTTGCTCGCCCCGGTGGTTGGTGGGTATGATTATATTCTGATCGATACACCGCCGAGTATGGGCCAGTTTGTCATCAATGGTCTGGTCGCCTCGGATCATATCATCATCACGCTTGACGCGGGGATCTTTGCACTCCGTGGCATCGATGCCCTTGAAGCAATCTTCTCAGATATCGAGTCGATGGTTGGAAAGAAGGTCAGTCCAGAGATGGCCATACTGACCCGGTGGCGGTCTGAAACCTCTGAACCTGAGGTCTTGGAGCAGAACGTCGGTTTTTTCACCGCTCTTGCCAGGCGACTCTTTAAGGCACAGGAACCTGTGCTCACAGCAGATCAGACCAGGGTGAAGAGGGAAAAGGAGCAGGAACGTGAGCGGATGCTTCGGATGGAGATGGTGGTCAGAAAGAAGTTCAAACTGGTATACACCGTTCCGTTCCAGCCCGAGGTCTACGAGGCGCAGCAGCGCGGTCTCCCCCTCTCCCAGTTCGCTCCGGATACCGATGCAACTCGAGCGTACAAGAAGATTGCAGATGAGGTGATGAGATGGAGATGA
- a CDS encoding response regulator: protein MEKRQEGKVMGSGRVLLMDDEESILDVMSQMLKRRGFEVVCARDGSEAITAYREAFLADQRFDAVIMDLTIPGGMGGKEAITTLQEIDPTVAAIVSSGYSNDPIMADFRTYGFSGVVPKPYSINDLVIALNQVITAGQ from the coding sequence GTGGAGAAGAGGCAGGAAGGAAAGGTCATGGGTTCTGGCCGGGTACTGCTGATGGATGACGAGGAGAGTATTCTCGATGTGATGAGTCAGATGCTCAAACGTCGTGGATTTGAGGTGGTCTGCGCTCGGGACGGGTCTGAGGCGATCACTGCTTATCGTGAGGCATTCCTGGCGGATCAAAGGTTTGATGCAGTGATCATGGACCTGACAATCCCCGGAGGTATGGGGGGAAAAGAGGCGATCACTACCCTGCAGGAGATCGATCCGACCGTGGCTGCGATCGTATCAAGTGGGTACTCCAATGATCCGATCATGGCTGATTTCAGGACATATGGATTCAGTGGTGTCGTTCCCAAGCCCTACAGTATCAATGATCTGGTGATTGCGCTGAATCAGGTCATCACTGCAGGTCAGTGA